A genomic window from Nicotiana sylvestris chromosome 11, ASM39365v2, whole genome shotgun sequence includes:
- the LOC138881812 gene encoding uncharacterized protein, whose product MPQCCAGLVGCSRPTSLLADPGFETQSTSNASPNSGSASVWEKDLPETIVIVVAPEDPFRYIPPSKKEELQYQLEQGQMSVTDYKARFSELSRHALMILPTNAERVWRFIAGLHSGIRANIAREMEMGTPYQLVVEIARRIEGYRLRGREQAQEDKRAQFFGEFRGVPATDRGQFGRGQPSKPPYSAPPTPRGAPARPYFSAITESSYRLPAIQDSSNGHSGSTYSYVSSLFAHFLVILHEPLGTPVHVSTLVGDSVVVDRVYRSCMATFYGFETREDLMLLDMTDFEVILGMDWLSPYHVVLDCHAKFVTLTMPGFLRVSGILWAYCVKKGIKGDLKKIEAVHSWPRPTSVTKIRSFLRLAGYYRRFVPGFSSIASPLTKLTQKGAPFCWSDNCEASFQKLKTALTTTPVLVFPSGLGMYMVYCNASCIVLGCVLIQEGRVIAYASAQLKIHEKNYLVHDLELAAIVHALKIWRHYLYGVSYEVYTDHTAYNICSSRGISI is encoded by the exons ATGCCCCAATGCTGCGCTGGTTTAGTAGGCTGCTCAAGACCCACTTCTTTACTTGCTGACCCTGGGTTCGAGACTCAAAGCACTAGCAATGCATCAccaaattctggatccgcctctgtcTGGGAG AAAGATTTGCCAGAAACAATTGTAATTGTGGTGGCCCCCGAAGACCCATTCAG GTATATCCCACCCTCCAAGAAGGAAGAGCTACAGTATCAGCTTGAGCAAGGTCAGATGTCTGTGACCGACTATaaggcgaggttttctgagttatccCGCCATGCactgatgatacttcctactaaCGCAGAGAGGGTGTGGAGGTTCATTGCAGGGTTGCATTCTGGAATTAGGGCCAACATAGCCCGAGAGATGGAGATGGGGACTCCTTATCAGCTAgtagtggagattgctcggaggattgagggctaccgtcTGAGAGGTAGAGAGCAGGCGCAGGAGGACAAGAGGGCCCAATTCTTTGGAGAGTTCAGAGGTGTCCCGGCTACGgacagaggtcagtttgggaggggtcagcctagcaagcccccatattcagcaccaccaacTCCTCGAGGTGCTCCAGCACGCCCCTATTTCAGCGCCATCACAGAGAGTTCCTACCGTCTGCCAGCTATTCAGGATTCCTCCAATGGGCATTCAG ggtccacttattcatatgtgtcatctttatttgctcatttcctggtTATTCTTCAtgagcctttgggcactcctgttcatgtgtccacccttgtgggcgattctgtggttgtggatcgggtCTACCGGTCCTGTATGGCCACATTTTACGGTTTTGAGACTAGAGAAGATCTCATGTTGCTTGAcatgaccgactttgaggtcatcctaggcatggattggttatctccatatcacgtcGTCCTTGATTGCCATGCTAAGTTTGTTACATTAACAATGCCAGGGTTTCTAAG agtcagtggaATTCTTTGGGCATATTGTGTCAAGAAAGGTATTAAGGGGGATctcaagaagattgaggcagttcacagttggccacgtcctacttcagtgaccaAGATCAGGAGCTTCCTgcggttagcaggttattaccgaCGATTCGTGccgggcttttcatctattgcatcacctctgactaaattgacccagaagggtgctcctttttgCTGGTCTGAtaattgtgaggcgagctttcagaagctcaagacggctttgactacaacaccagttcttGTGTTTCCTTCCGGCTTAGGGATGTATATGGTATATTGCAATGCTTCATGCATTGTATTGGGTTGTGTATTAATCCAAGAGGggagagttattgcatatgcttcagcgcagctaaagattcatgagaagaattatcttgtgcaCGATTTAGAGTTGGCCgcaattgttcatgctcttaagatatggaggcattatctgtatggggtgtcatatgaggtttatactgatcatacagcttacaacatttgttcaagtagagggatctcaatttga